A genomic stretch from Xiphophorus maculatus strain JP 163 A chromosome 14, X_maculatus-5.0-male, whole genome shotgun sequence includes:
- the LOC111610885 gene encoding uncharacterized protein LOC111610885 gives MTARKDKVVFQRQMKQYHETCCVPQCTASSKYNGLLSFHGFPSDPDLRRQWLANIRRDKLKLTQHTKVCSLHFTPDQLLQPKAAGGRRVVSRGAVPVLFSWSHRSVQPPRAGLRRPDPPVGFTPLDHDYCSVPEPADLDRAENENQKLKEDMNALKEQVGELEIPPSFGLQRFAGSDDDIRFYTRFASYRLFLMFWRLIEPSVHKMIRSSGAAEGSSEAETAVRSTHTGDSLQPIDELLLFQMYLAAGLKEGDLANRFQIHPSTASRIICSWADYLYSLLGSLCIWADADAVRAQLPEDFTDFPDTQVIVGSSELRCQTPASALLQTEMSSKSKSHFVMRGLTGTAPHGAVTFVSSLYEGSVSDTELFMRSGLADRLTEDMAVMVDEGFLVSDCVKCKVYCPPFLSTKPQMASPNVLQTQKVARLRVHIERVTRRVKENKLFDSVIPLSMAGNINKLFTVACLLVNYQNKLL, from the exons ATGACTGCTAGGAAAGACAAGGTGGTGTTCCAGAGGCAGATGAAGCAGTACCATGAGACCTGCTGCGTCCCTCAGTGCACAGCCTCTTCCAAATACAACGGCCTCTTAAGTTTTCACGGATTTCCAAGCGATCCTGACTTAAGGAGGCAGTGGCTGGCTAACATCCGGCGGGACAAGTTGAAGCTAACACAGCACACCAAAGTgtgcagccttcacttcactccggatcagcttcttcagcctaaagctGCCGGGGGCAGGCGGGTGGTGAGTAGAGGAGCCGTGCCGGTGCTGTTTTCCTGGAGCCACCGCAGCGTCCAGCCGCCCAGAGCCGGTCTGAGGAGGCCTGACCCCCCGGTGGGATTCACCCCCCTGGATCATGATTACTGCTCTGTCCCAGAACCGGCCGACCTGGACAGggctgaaaatgaaaaccagaaattaaaagaagatATGAACGCCTTAAAGGAACAAGTTGGAGAACTGGAAATCCCACCCAGCTTTGGATTGCAAAGGTTTGCAGGATCCGATGACGACATCCGGTTCTACACCAG ATTTGCGAGTTATCGTCTCTTCCTGATGTTTTGGAGGCTCATTGAACCGTCTGTCCATAAAATGATTCGTTCTTCAGGAGCCGCTGAGGGAAGCAGCGAAGCAGAAACTGCCGTCAGATCAACACACACG GGGGATTCCTTGCAGCCCATCGACGAGCTGCTCCTGTTCCAGATGTACCTGGCTGCAGGTCTGAAGGAAGGAGACCTAGCAAACCGGTTCCAGATTCACCCTTCCACTGCAAGCCGCATTATTTGTTCGTGGGCTGATTATTTGTACTCTCTTCTGGGTTCTCTGTGTATCTGGGCCGATGCAGACGCCGTCCGAGCTCAGCTCCCTGAGGACTTCACAGATTTTCCAGATACTCAGGTGATAGTTGGAAGCTCTGAGCTCAGATGCCAAACTCCTGCTTCTGCTCTCCTCCAGACTGAGATGTCCTCCAAGTCCAAGTCTCACTTCGTAATGAGAGGACTGACGGGAACGGCCCCCCACGGTGCGGTGACCTTTGTGTCTTCACTCTATGAGGGGTCAGTAAGTGACACAGAGCTGTTCATGAGGTCGGGCTTGGCGGATCGTCTTACTGAGGACATGGCCGTAATGGTGGATGAAGGATTCCTCGTCTCTGACTGTGTGAAGTGTAAAGTCTATTGTCCACCTTTTCTCAGCACAAAACCACAGATGGCGTCTCCAAACGTCCTGCAGACTCAGAAAGTCGCCCGCCTGCGCGTTCACATTGAGCGGGTGACCCGAagagttaaagaaaacaaactgtttgaTTCTGTTATCCCTTTATCTATGGCTGGAAACATTAATAAACTGTTTACAGTGGCCTGCCTGCTAGTCAACTACCAAAACAAGCTGCTCTAA